CTACGTAATATTGCTGGAAACTTCTTGTTTACTCATTTAGGATTGAGAGATTTAAACTTGTGGATATCATGAATAAGATTTAATTTCAAGTTGCATCATAATCTTTATGAAATCAGTGTAATTGTTTAcgttgtttttattattttcaacaaaacaTAGAAGCTGCTAGATACTTATGAAGTGTACTCTGGAGTCTAATGTATTAATGGCAAGTTGGTAACAAACCCTATTTCTTTCAGGAGATCCTTTGTTTTGTGAAGatgattttgatgtggaaaCCATTTTCCGTTCTGCCTTTGGTGGGAATAGATTCTTCTATTGGTCCTTCATCAATGAGGAAAATCCTCAGTGGAGGAGGGCTGAACGCTTCTCTAATTTTGGGAGATCATGGAATTGGAGGCATGGAAGCGAAAATGATTATGACTCTTCATCCGAGCCTGATAGTCCTGGTTCAGATTTAACTCCGGATAGATTAGCACTTGGATTGAGTGCTTCTGGTCCTCTGAAACTTGAAGATGTAAAAAATGCGTGAGTTTTTGCTTCTTCTGTAATTTCGTCTTCATCAAAATGTTAGGAAGCCATAGTTCTTTACTACGATATTctcaacatttttatataatcagGTACCGGGCCTGTGCTCTAAAATGGCATCCAGATCGTCATCAAGGCTCTTGCAAGGTGCTGCGATGCTCTAACCACCGATTATATTCCTCCTCCTTTTTATTCAATTCGATGTTCTGGAGTCTCTATTATTAGTTTGCTAAACTtcctaattcttttaattttttattctgtaCATTGATACTTGATAGGCTATAGCAGAAGAGAAGTTCAAGCTTTGCAGTGCAGCTTATCAATCTTTATGTGATAAACTGGCCTTGGATTGAGGATCCTTCAGGCTTATGCTAATCCTTTTCTGGAATTCTCCAGCCAGATCAAACCGGATGATTGACCGTTCTATATTATTTAACACAGCAATCCTGCTTTCACTGTGTTTtgtagttttaaataattttattagattatcATGCAAATAACATGTATACTATTTTACGATTACAAATGTACCAATTTTTTGATAGGTCGAATGTACCATTTTTTACCATCTATTGTCTCAGCTAATTATGTTAAGAATCTCTATTGTTCAAAGTTACCATTTATTGTCTCAGCTGATAATATCCAGAAAACTCCTGTTGGAGTTGCATTTTTTTGCAACATTTGAGTTGAGTAGGAGTACTTATAAACTAAATAAGTCTAAATGTaaattgaaaaagttgaaaaacaaaCAATCTAAAAGTTAGTGGtgttattttaagaattatataatattactaGTTTCAAGACaagataaaatacattttttaatttcttcaacTTAACACATAGTTTCCCCGAAATCTCAAATTGGTAGCTTGGGattggaagaaaatgaaataaagtaagTAAATGAGAAGTATACGTGTGAATGTGCCAGTTTTCATGCATAGAGTGTATCATAATCACCTAACAATTTCTGTAGATAATgatgtttttcatttatttgatatataaaatgtttttccgAAAACTAAAAATAGATACTCTTTATTTTTGAAGTAAGAAGATTTAGGTCTTATCGTTTGAGGATTTTGGATTAAGAAAAGGGGGGAAAGAGAGTGGTTTATTCTATTCGTTGAATTGggtgattttgaatttgaaaacgGAACCGTGAACACCGAAAAAGGTTTGGTTGCGTATAATTGCGTGTTCCAATTCAtacttgaataacaaaaatgatGAAGGGAATCCAGATTCAGATATGTGGATTGGTAAGTCAACGATGGATTCAGAAACCCCGGGCATTCTCATCCTTCTCATTTTCCCCAATTCCACACCCTAACCCTTATTCCAAATTGCTTCCCACCAAAACCATCGTTCGTAGGGTTCGATTCGCGCCATTTCACGCTTCCTCGACACCGCTTCCTTCTGCCGTGAGTTCTCTTCGCGCATTTCTAATGTTAATTTTGTGACTGAGTTATTTATATATGGTATATGTCTATTGTTGTTAATGATGCAAAGCTAGAATCTTGCAATTGTGGATTTTAACGGTTCGCTGAAATGTTGTTGATCGGGCTACTGTAGGGAAATGTTCGACACATTAACTTCTGTCAGTGGTGTGGTGGTTCTACGAAGAATGATATTCCCGAAGGGGAAGAAAAGTTGAGAGCTATATGTACGGTTTGTGGGAAGATTGCGTATCAGAATCCGAAGATGGTGACTGTCTAGAAATATCTCTCTAGCTTCTGGTTTATTTGATTTAGTGCTTGCGAAGTGATAATAACTGGTATTTATGTATTTAGCGCAGCCGAATGATGTCGTGCATACGTTCAGTAGATTAGAATTCCCTTAGTTGGGATAAGAGTTGTTGTTGGTAAAGTAATGGCGGGTATTCTAGTATGTTTgaagtaaattgtttttaatgtatatGAATTGATTTACAAAATTAGTGTTACGGTGTTGCCGTGATACTGTTTTGATACTGTTAAATGTAGTCTTAGCTATGTTGTGTGGTTTGCAACATGACAGTACCGCGGGTAGTGTATCACTTATTTGTGTACCAGGAAATTGTGTAtcacttatttttgtttttatggaAAAATAGTTGTTCCTGTTCATTAAAGTTTTCTTGGGGAGTTTGTTTGTGGCTTTAGTTGTAAGTAACTGGAGAACAACAGAATTATGTGTTGATAAC
The sequence above is drawn from the Vigna radiata var. radiata cultivar VC1973A chromosome 3, Vradiata_ver6, whole genome shotgun sequence genome and encodes:
- the LOC106757710 gene encoding uncharacterized protein LOC106757710 isoform X2, with product MQAKHRVMNSINDYAESLFQSWKQGIDQDELPSSQDPSWFRKKQYFDGGSGRYRNGKQGSNHWYRRDPLFCEDDFDVETIFRSAFGGNRFFYWSFINEENPQWRRAERFSNFGRSWNWRHGSENDYDSSSEPDSPGSDLTPDRLALGLSASGPLKLEDVKNAYRACALKWHPDRHQGSCKAIAEEKFKLCSAAYQSLCDKLALD
- the LOC106757710 gene encoding uncharacterized protein LOC106757710 isoform X1; this translates as MSSAIFKASTSNNLHSSLRALFHSTPPLQRKRRNFWDTRGNNHNSRRFRRMQAKHRVMNSINDYAESLFQSWKQGIDQDELPSSQDPSWFRKKQYFDGGSGRYRNGKQGSNHWYRRDPLFCEDDFDVETIFRSAFGGNRFFYWSFINEENPQWRRAERFSNFGRSWNWRHGSENDYDSSSEPDSPGSDLTPDRLALGLSASGPLKLEDVKNAYRACALKWHPDRHQGSCKAIAEEKFKLCSAAYQSLCDKLALD